Proteins encoded in a region of the Coffea eugenioides isolate CCC68of chromosome 4, Ceug_1.0, whole genome shotgun sequence genome:
- the LOC113767658 gene encoding ATP-dependent Clp protease ATP-binding subunit ClpA homolog CD4B, chloroplastic, with protein MARAIVQSTNVSSLVAPGRYGQFKGSGKNKRAVMMLCSLHVAPLRMRGFSGLRTSNALDMMVKTGQSLHSKVAIATSSRRGRGSRMAPRAMFERFTEKAIKVIMLAQEEARRLGHNFVGTEQILLGLIGEGTGIAAKVLKSMGINLKDARVEVEKIIGRGSGFVAVEIPFTPRAKRVLELSLEEARQLGHNYIGSEHLLLGLLREGEGVAARVLENLGADPSNIRTQVIRMVGESAEAVAAGLGGGSSSNKMPTLEEYGTNLTKMAEEGKLDPVVGRQEQIERVTQILGRRTKNNPCLIGEPGVGKTAIAEGLAQRIANGDVPETIEGKKVITLDMGLLVAGTKYRGEFEERLKKLMEEIKQSDEIILFIDEVHTLIGAGAAEGAIDAANILKPALARGELQCIGATTLDEYRKHIEKDPALERRFQPVKVPEPTVDETIQILKGLRERYEIHHKLRYTDEALVSAAQLSYQYISDRFLPDKAIDLVDEAGSRVRLRHAQLPEEARELEKELRQITKEKNEAVRGQDFEKAGELRDREMDLKAQISALVDKSKEMSKAETEAGDGGPLVTEVDIQHIVSSWTGIPVEKVSTDESDRLLKMEETLHTRVIGQDEAVKAISRAIRRARVGLKNPNRPIASFIFSGPTGVGKSELAKALAAYYFGSEDAMIRLDMSEFMERHTVSKLIGSPPGYVGYTEGGQLTEAVRRRPYTVVLFDEIEKAHPDVFNMMLQILEDGRLTDSKGRTVDFKNTLLIMTSNVGSSVIEKGGRRIGFDLDYDEKDSSYNRIKSLVTEELKQYFRPEFLNRLDEMIVFRQLTKLEVKDIADIMLKEVFDRLKKKEIELQVTERFRDRVVEEGYNPSYGARPLRRAIMRLLEDSLAEKMLAREIKEGDSVIVDVDSDGNVTVLNGTSGAPPESLPEPIAV; from the exons ATGGCTAGAGCAATAGTGCAGTCTACTAATGTGTCATCTTTGGTTGCTCCTGGAAGATATGGCCAGTTTAAAGGTTCCGGTAAAAACAAAAGAGCAGTTATGATGCTCTGCAGTTTACATGTTGCACCTCTTAGGATGAGGGGTTTCTCAGGATTGCGGACATCCAATGCTTTGGATATGATGGTTAAAACTGGGCAGAGCTTACATTCAAAAGTGGCCATTGCTACGTCTAGTAGGCGAGGAAGGGGTAGCCGGATGGCACCAAGGGCAATGTTTGAGCGGTTCACCGAGAAAGCAATTAAAGTGATAATGCTTGCGCAAGAGGAGGCCAGACGGTTAGGCCATAATTTTGTAGGAACTGAGCAGATTTTATTGGGTCTTATTGGTGAGGGTACGGGCATTGCTGCAAAGGTCCTAAAATCGATGGGCATTAATTTAAAAGATGCACGTGTGGAAGTTGAAAAGATAATTGGAAGGGGTAGTGGATTCGTGGCTGTGGAGATCCCCTTTACTCCGCGTGCAAAGCGAGTGTTGGAGCTCTCACTGGAGGAGGCCCGCCAACTTG GCCATAACTATATTGGGTCTGAGCACCTATTGCTGGGTTTGCTGCGTGAGGGTGAAGGTGTAGCAGCACGTGTTCTCGAGAACTTGGGTGCTGACCCAAGTAACATTCGCACACAG GTCATTAGAATGGTGGGTGAGAGTGCAGAAGCTGTTGCTGCTGGTCTTGGAGGTGGGAGTTCCAGCAACAAAATGCCTACTCTTGAGGAGTATGGGACAAATTTGACAAAGATGGCTGAGGAG GGCAAACTGGATCCTGTTGTTGGAAGGCAGGAGCAAATTGAACGTGTTACTCAAATTTTGGGTCGAAGGACAAAGAATAACCCCTGCCTTATTGGAGAGCCTGGTGTGGGGAAAACTGCTATTGCAGAGGGCCTTGCTCAACGGATTGCAAATGGTGATGTACCTGAGACAATAGAAGggaagaag GTTATCACTTTGGACATGGGACTCCTAGTGGCTGGAACAAAATATCGAGGAGAGTTTGAGGAAAGGCTGAAGAAATTGATGGAGGAGATTAAACAAAGTGATGAAATCATACTTTTCATTGATGAAGTGCACACACTCATTGGAGCTGGAGCAGCAGAGGGGGCAATTGATGCTGCAAACATTTTAAAACCTGCTCTAGCTCGTGGTGAACTACAG TGTATTGGAGCTACAACACTTGATGAATACAGAAAGCACATTGAGAAAGATCCTGCATTGGAGAGGCGTTTCCAACCAGTCAAGGTACCTGAACCCACAGTGGATGAAACTATTCAGATTTTGAAGGGGCTTAGGGAGCGATATGAGATCCATCACAAGCTTCGTTACACTGATGAGGCCTTAGTTTCGGCAGCCCAGCTTTCATACCAATATATAAG TGACCGCTTTTTGCCTGATAAAGCGATTGACTTGGTCGATGAGGCGGGTTCTCGTGTTCGACTTCGTCATGCTCAG cTTCCTGAGGAAGCTAGAGAGCTTGAGAAAGAACTTAGACAGATTACGAAGGAGAAGAATGAGGCTGTCCGCGGTCAGGACTTTGAGAAG GCTGGTGAGTTACGTGACAGAGAAATGGATCTTAAGGCTCAGATTTCGGCTCTCGTAGACAAAAGTAAGGAGATGAGCAAGGCAGAGACTGAGGCAGGGGATGGTGGTCCTCTTGTGACAGAAGTGGACATTCAGCACATTGTCTCTTCATGGACTGGAATACCTGTCGAGAAGGTGTCAACTGATGAGTCAGATCGCCTCCTCAAGATGGAAGAGACACTACACACACGGGTCATTGGTCAAGACGAAGCTGTTAAAGCCATTAGCCGTGCCATTCGTCGTGCTCGTGTTGGACTCAAGAATCCCAACCGACCAATTGCTAGTTTCATCTTTTCTGGTCCTACTGGGGTGGGGAAGTCAGAACTAGCAAAAGCCCTGGCTGCTTACTACTTTGGTTCTGAGGACGCTATGATCAGGCTTGATATGAGTGAGTTCATGGAGAGACACACAGTTTCCAAGCTTATTGGTTCACCTCCTGGATATGTTGGTTACACTGAAGGTGGTCAGCTGACTGAGGCTGTGCGGCGTCGCCCATATACTGTTGTGTTGTTTGATGAAATTGAGAAGGCTCATCCTGATGTTTTCAACATGATGCTTCAAATTCTTGAAGATGGAAGGTTGACAGACAGTAAAGGCAGAACTGTTGACTTTAAGAACACCCTTCTGATTATGACATCCAATGTTGGAAGTAGTGTGATTGAGAAGGGTGGCCGACGTATAGGTTTTGATTTAGATTATGATGAGAAAGATAGTAGTTACAACAGAATTAAAAGCTTGGTAACGGAggaattaaaacaatatttcaGGCCAGAATTTCTGAATAGATTGGATGAGATGATAGTTTTCCGGCAGCTTACTAAGCTGGAAGTGAAGGACATAGCCGACATTATGTTAAAGGAGGTCTTTGACAGgttgaagaaaaaggaaatagagCTTCAGGTTACAGAGAGGTTTAGAGATAGAGTTGTCGAGGAAGGTTACAACCCAAGCTATGGAGCAAGGCCACTAAGAAGGGCAATCATGAGACTCTTGGAGGATAGCCTAGCTGAGAAGATGCTTGCGCGTGAGATTAAAGAAGGAGATTCAGTTATTGTCGATGTGGATTCAGATGGCAATGTTACCGTTCTCAATGGCACCAGTGGTGCTCCACCAGAGTCATTGCCAGAGCCAATTGCTGTGTAG